TTGACAGGATCGAACTGGACACGCTGGACCTGAACCTGGAGAACTGGCGGCAGCTTGCTGATTGCACTAAACTGTTCCGCCACCGAATTACCTACGCTAACTTTCTGGACGTCAAAAGCACCGTCAATGGCAGCATAGATATCTCGTGATCCAGTGGCGACGTCGATCTTTATATCACAccaccattcttcctttgatCGCACTCCTTCAGTTGTTTGGATGTAGGACTTGGCTTTGCCGTAAAACAAGCTATTGAAGGAGAGTATAAGTTAGCCCAGACCTTGACATATAGAGGCATTGAAACTCACTCTTTCACCTGATCGAGCTGCTCACCGTCTGGAGCAAGCGAAATTGGCTTGATGGCACATTGACTCTGGAACAGGACATTATTGATTACTTCTGTCACATCCTGCTGAGCTCCAATCTCTACTTCCTCTATAAGTTGCTTCTGCGGGTCAGGTTGAGGACCAGGCCGTGGAGGAACTGGAGGAGGCTGGCTAGACAACTCATTCTGCTCACCAGAAGTCGGTTTGTCGGATGGTTGGTACTCAACTGCCTCAGGGGTTAACACGTCCTGCACGTCCATCTTTGTAGGATCTGTAACTAGAGGCTCGGGTTCCTTGTCATTAGAAGACGGGACTGTGGCATCGATCCTGGCGCCATCAGAAACAAGAGTTGCCTCGCTATCAACATCGCTTGTCGTTGAACGTTGGGGTTTCTCTGGCTCGGGAGCTATGGGCCCCTTGACTTCACTTTCCGGAGTCAGCTGTGGGGGCCCGAGAGGTCCCATAACTGGCACACCGTTGATTTCACCGAGAGCACTAGGTCTGATTCCAGACAGCGTCGACCGGCGACGAATAGCGGCTTCGTTAGACGGGCTGATCAGCGTCAACCGCGCCAGCTCCTGGGTGGGAATAACGTAAGTTGCTGGGGCAGTGATCATGTCATTGAAAAGAGTTCGCAACTCGCTAAGGACTAGAGCAGATAGTCGTGAGCTTTTCAAATCCAACACGCATACTcaagaaagcaagaataTCACTTACAACGTTGGGACCGCTCAACCTCCTTTTGCGAAACCTTGCGAGACCCCACCTGTTTTTGGCCCAACATGTCCTCATTTATCTCCATTTTGAATTTCTCGAAGTCCAAGACCATATCACGGTATGGCCGAATTGAAAAATAGAATTGCAACAGACTGTTGAGGTAGCAGGTATTGCCAATATTCTGCAGTCCAACTGGCCATTCAGCCAAGTTACGGTCAGGTTTAGTGGTAGAACCAGAAACCATATTGCTCAGCAGAGGGCTATTCTTATCTTTCGCGATAATCCGCAACGCCTGATTGTAGTTCTCAGCTTGTGCTGGAGCTTCATCCACACAGATAGTGTATGCTGCCATGATTGCTCCCTCATCCACGGTGCGGTCGGGTATCTGAAGGAGACGGTAGGCATCAGCAACGTCCATCTCACCGGCAGTCATTTCGCCTGTCTTGAGAAAATGTTTCAAGGCTTCCGATTTTCGCTCTTCTGCTAGCAGCTGGACTGCACGGCGAGCAAGATCCCGGCTCGATGGGTTGTCATTGACCTTGAGTGAAGTCAGCACACAAAGACTCTAAGCTGGATATAAGTCATGGAAGAAATACTTTAGCTGTGTAAACTGCCATAACAAAATCATCAGGCGTATCAGCGCTGACGCCAAGGAAAACCCGGGCCTGCTCAGCAGTTGACACCCCTATTGCCGTTAGTTATGCcatttaaaactattttgGTTGGGTCAACTCAGTCGTACTTTCTTCCGCTGCTGCCTTGATCCGCTCACTCCGCCTGCTATCTCCTATCCTCCATAGTTGTCTGCGGGTCTCAGTCTCCTGAACAGTAGTAGTGGCACCTAGATAAGCATAGAATTTCCCAATGATGCTTTCTTCCGTGAGTCGCTGATCGTCGTGACTTAGGCCAAAGTACTTGTAGGCATCAACCACGTCCTCTTCGGTATATTTCCCTTCGGAGTAGGCTACCTGAACTGCCTGGTCTATAAGAgaaccatcttctcctcctctgaGAATCCCGATTGACTTCAGACACTTTAAGTAGACAGGAGTCCTAGCAGGATCCACCGAGACTTGTCGGTTAAAAGCCTCTATGATTGATGAAGCCGCCATGTCCTCGACAACACCCAGGTCTTCGTAGTAACTGTTGAATGATCAGCATTCGTACACAAGGGCGCAATTCTTAGATGAGACACACGGTTGAGGAGCCATCTGAAATTCACTTGATCGTGAGGCCTTCGGGtctaaattttattaacATGAATGTCATGGTAGGAGTTGCTGGCATAAAACCTACAGTCCAAAGATCCCAGTGCATAGAGAAGATCGTTGAAGACCGGTTGACGAATAAATTCTAGCTGGTGGCCCTTCTTCTCTACCACTGGCCTCTGTTCGATGAGCGCTGTAAGTTCGTGTATAACGTCATCGAGAAATATCTTGAGTTGATCGCGATAGGGAAACTCTGCCCACGGATTCGGTCGAGGAGGTTCCCAAAAGCCTTCGTTCTGGTCGAAGTATTAATCACATTGCAAATCGCAAGCACATATTCCAGTGCAAGTTTACAAACCTTAGAGCTAAATCCCAGGAATTCTAACAGGTCTTTGCAAGGCTTCCCTTCAACTCCGAAACACGTcataaatcttttattaacTGCTGAGATTGACTTGCTTTGTTGGCTATCAAGAAGAGCGTTGCTGATATATGTACGCAGGTTCAGCAAGACATTGATAGGTGTGGGTGGAGCAACTCCTTCCAGACGGTCAGGATGGGCTGCAAATGCCTCGTTCGCCCGCTGTCGCAGCACTTCGGGGTCTGTCAACAGTCGCACCCGGTCATCATTAAGCACAGGTGAGGCGAACCGCAAAGATACTGCGACGGAGCAAGACAAATATGAACATTCATAATGGAACATCTCCAGCATCTGTCCCTTGGGACTGACCTCCTCCGGCGCTGCGCCGCCTCTGTGCTTTCCGGACTTATATACCAGATGATGTACGTGGTCTGAAAATCTCGTGCTAGGTTGACCAATACCGGGCGTAGAGCTCACCTCAACTTGCAGATGATAGCGGCA
This Aspergillus flavus chromosome 1, complete sequence DNA region includes the following protein-coding sequences:
- a CDS encoding putative ubiquitin C-terminal hydrolase; translated protein: MTSFQRSVLTWTTRRPGKTAPRLVQDIYEYDPAHPPATGRNLLADVPPVFPEYYNGPLEHISSAACRHNFVSKPAQSYVPQSEQGNTGASTKVSAVCLMCRYHLQVEVSSTPGIGQPSTRFSDHVHHLVYKSGKHRGGAAPEEVSPKGQMLEMFHYECSYLSCSVAVSLRFASPVLNDDRVRLLTDPEVLRQRANEAFAAHPDRLEGVAPPTPINVLLNLRTYISNALLDSQQSKSISAVNKRFMTCFGVEGKPCKDLLEFLGFSSKNEGFWEPPRPNPWAEFPYRDQLKIFLDDVIHELTALIEQRPVVEKKGHQLEFIRQPVFNDLLYALGSLDYPKASRSSEFQMAPQPYYEDLGVVEDMAASSIIEAFNRQVSVDPARTPVYLKCLKSIGILRGGEDGSLIDQAVQVAYSEGKYTEEDVVDAYKYFGLSHDDQRLTEESIIGKFYAYLGATTTVQETETRRQLWRIGDSRRSERIKAAAEERVSTAEQARVFLGVSADTPDDFVMAVYTAKVNDNPSSRDLARRAVQLLAEERKSEALKHFLKTGEMTAGEMDVADAYRLLQIPDRTVDEGAIMAAYTICVDEAPAQAENYNQALRIIAKDKNSPLLSNMVSGSTTKPDRNLAEWPVGLQNIGNTCYLNSLLQFYFSIRPYRDMVLDFEKFKMEINEDMLGQKQVGSRKVSQKEVERSQRFLSELRTLFNDMITAPATYVIPTQELARLTLISPSNEAAIRRRSTLSGIRPSALGEINGVPVMGPLGPPQLTPESEVKGPIAPEPEKPQRSTTSDVDSEATLVSDGARIDATVPSSNDKEPEPLVTDPTKMDVQDVLTPEAVEYQPSDKPTSGEQNELSSQPPPVPPRPGPQPDPQKQLIEEVEIGAQQDVTEVINNVLFQSQCAIKPISLAPDGEQLDQVKDLFYGKAKSYIQTTEGVRSKEEWWCDIKIDVATGSRDIYAAIDGAFDVQKVSVGNSVAEQFSAISKLPPVLQVQVQRVQFDPVKKRSFKSTHHLELKETIYLDRYMDTQQPEILNRRRQCWEWKNALRTLEARRAELQRQSEADGLDIPSLFDNAKDVLEELNSMKEDPEIAADAVPINSELIPELNQLSQIARAELNYIEQEIKDLQTMISSQFADYKHLAYRLYAVFVHHGSVEFGHYYIYICDFERDIWRKYNDNYVTEVHDLDEIFTSQDRQNPPTPYFLVYVNATMKDRLVSPLCREILESPPEDQLSGDGGIATEGVTPPTVAEDVDMNPPAYDEIWADKGTSGTEDNHHIEDKTGPTGVGGNEVTGRGPSNKDTDFHDVQW